One region of Candidatus Methylomirabilota bacterium genomic DNA includes:
- the rpsB gene encoding 30S ribosomal protein S2, translating to MAALTMKELLEAGVHFGHQTKRWNPKMQKYIFGERNGIYIIDLQKTLKKFREAYAYVRDLAAGGGTVLFVGTKKQAQETVLEEAGRCGMFYVNHRWLGGTLTNFATIRKSIARLKKLDEMKETGEYERLPKKEVIVLEREREKLQHTLVGIKNMDRLPSAVFVIDPKKETIAVEEAQRLAIPIIAIVDTNCDPTGIDYPVPGNDDAIRSVRLITSRIADAILEGAGTLAKEAAEAAEIPASPDLPVVTEAEMAASAEAPAQA from the coding sequence ATGGCGGCACTGACCATGAAGGAGCTGCTGGAGGCCGGCGTGCACTTCGGCCACCAGACCAAGCGCTGGAACCCCAAGATGCAGAAGTATATCTTCGGGGAGCGCAACGGCATCTACATCATCGACCTGCAGAAGACCCTCAAGAAGTTCCGCGAAGCCTATGCTTATGTGCGTGACCTCGCGGCGGGCGGGGGCACCGTGCTCTTCGTGGGCACCAAGAAGCAGGCCCAGGAGACCGTGCTCGAGGAGGCCGGCCGCTGCGGCATGTTCTACGTCAACCACCGCTGGCTGGGGGGGACGCTGACGAACTTCGCCACCATCCGCAAGTCCATCGCCAGGCTCAAGAAGCTCGATGAGATGAAGGAGACGGGCGAGTACGAGCGGCTGCCCAAGAAAGAGGTCATCGTGCTCGAGCGCGAGCGCGAGAAGCTCCAGCACACCCTGGTGGGGATCAAGAACATGGACCGGCTGCCCTCCGCCGTGTTCGTGATCGACCCCAAGAAGGAGACGATCGCGGTGGAGGAGGCGCAGCGGCTCGCCATTCCCATCATCGCCATCGTGGACACCAATTGCGATCCCACGGGGATCGACTATCCCGTCCCCGGCAATGACGACGCCATCCGCTCGGTGCGGCTCATCACCTCCCGGATCGCGGACGCCATCCTCGAGGGCGCGGGGACGCTGGCCAAAGAGGCGGCCGAGGCCGCGGAGATTCCCGCCTCCCCCGACCTGCCCGTGGTGACGGAGGCCGAGATGGCAGCCTCGGCCGAAGCGCCGGCCCAGGCCTGA
- the argC gene encoding N-acetyl-gamma-glutamyl-phosphate reductase has product MLRVAVAGASGYMGAELLRLLSVHPKLQLTAVTSERLAGERLDRVFPHLRGLSGLTMTELDPSRLADEADLVFLALPHMESQGAVPVLRARGRRVVDLSADYRLRDATLYGTWYKADHIDAPGLSEAVYGMPELHRKAIATASLVASPGCYAMGAVLATAPLIKSGLGRRDGIVIDGKSGVTGAGAQGRKVDPMYLYTEANENVQAYAIGTHRHTPEIEQELSGLAGQAVVVGFTPHLLPMNRGLFTTASVPLTKSAGSGDLLALYREFYAGEPFVRIVPEGERPTTRAVVGSNFCDVTVVSDPRTGRAVCLSALDNLGKGGSANGIQNLNIMMGWDERTGLEAPPVYP; this is encoded by the coding sequence GTGCTGCGCGTGGCGGTTGCCGGGGCCAGCGGCTACATGGGGGCGGAGCTCCTCCGGCTGCTCTCTGTTCACCCCAAGCTCCAGCTCACCGCGGTGACCTCGGAGCGGCTCGCGGGCGAGCGGCTCGATCGCGTGTTCCCGCACCTGCGGGGGCTGTCGGGTCTCACCATGACCGAGCTGGATCCGTCGCGCCTGGCCGACGAGGCCGACCTGGTCTTTCTCGCCCTGCCTCACATGGAATCCCAGGGGGCCGTGCCGGTGCTGCGGGCTCGGGGGCGAAGGGTCGTCGACCTCTCTGCGGACTACCGGCTGCGCGATGCCACCCTCTACGGCACCTGGTACAAGGCCGACCACATCGATGCGCCGGGGCTTTCCGAGGCCGTGTACGGGATGCCCGAGCTTCACCGAAAGGCCATCGCGACCGCCTCGCTCGTGGCCAGTCCGGGCTGCTATGCGATGGGCGCGGTGCTCGCCACGGCGCCCCTCATCAAGAGCGGGCTTGGTCGCCGCGACGGCATCGTCATAGACGGCAAGTCGGGGGTGACGGGGGCGGGGGCGCAGGGGCGGAAGGTCGATCCCATGTACCTCTACACGGAGGCCAACGAGAACGTGCAGGCGTATGCCATCGGCACGCACCGCCACACGCCGGAGATCGAGCAGGAGCTCTCAGGGCTGGCGGGCCAGGCGGTGGTCGTGGGCTTCACGCCCCATCTCCTGCCCATGAACCGCGGGCTCTTCACCACGGCCTCGGTGCCCCTGACCAAGAGCGCGGGATCCGGCGACCTCCTCGCCCTCTACCGGGAGTTCTACGCGGGCGAGCCCTTCGTGCGCATCGTCCCCGAGGGCGAGCGCCCGACCACGCGCGCAGTGGTCGGCTCCAATTTCTGCGATGTCACCGTGGTATCCGACCCCCGCACCGGACGCGCCGTCTGCCTCTCGGCCCTCGACAACCTGGGCAAGGGCGGTTCGGCCAACGGTATCCAGAACCTCAACATCATGATGGGGTGGGACGAGCGGACCGGCCTCGAAGCGCCGCCCGTGTACCCCTAA
- the frr gene encoding ribosome recycling factor codes for MQQVVKDLETRMQAAVDLLSREFAGVRTGRASTALLDNIRVEAYGNLTPINQMASLSVPDSKTLVIQAWDASQLSHIEKAILKSDLGITPSGDGKVLRLIMPTLTEERRKQLAKTIGKYAEDARVAIRNVRREANDKLKGMAKDKKVSQDDERRGHDAIQKATDKFIAKVEELAKKKEQEILAI; via the coding sequence ATGCAACAGGTCGTGAAAGATCTCGAGACGCGAATGCAGGCCGCCGTGGACCTCTTGAGCCGCGAGTTCGCCGGGGTGAGGACGGGGCGCGCGAGCACGGCGCTCCTCGACAATATCCGGGTCGAGGCCTACGGCAACCTGACGCCGATCAACCAGATGGCCTCGCTGTCCGTGCCGGACTCCAAGACCCTGGTGATCCAGGCCTGGGACGCTTCTCAGCTGAGCCATATCGAGAAGGCCATTCTGAAATCCGATCTCGGCATCACGCCGTCGGGCGACGGCAAGGTCCTGCGCCTGATCATGCCCACGTTGACCGAGGAGAGACGGAAGCAACTCGCCAAGACCATAGGCAAGTACGCTGAGGACGCCCGCGTGGCCATTCGGAATGTCCGCCGGGAGGCCAACGACAAGCTCAAGGGGATGGCCAAGGACAAGAAGGTCTCGCAGGACGACGAGCGGCGGGGCCACGACGCCATACAGAAGGCCACCGACAAGTTCATCGCCAAGGTCGAAGAGCTCGCCAAGAAGAAAGAGCAGGAGATCCTGGCGATTTGA
- the pyrH gene encoding UMP kinase has translation MVEAAAPPYRRVLLKISGEALAGQQGYGIEPETISRIAEEIREVVEMGVQLAIVIGGGNIFRGIAASAGGMDRATGDYMGMLATVINALALQDAIEKAGVPVRVLSAIEMRAVAEPYIRRRAMRHLEKGRVVVFAAGTGNPFFTTDTAGALRAVEIGAEALLKASRVDGIYTADPLKDPKAVKLARVGYIEALNRGLEVMDTTAISLCMDNKLPIVVFDLTTRGNIRRIVSGEAVGSIVTNDAGPLKG, from the coding sequence ATGGTCGAGGCCGCCGCCCCCCCCTACCGACGCGTCCTCCTGAAGATCTCGGGCGAAGCGCTGGCGGGCCAGCAAGGCTATGGCATCGAGCCGGAGACGATCAGCCGCATCGCGGAGGAGATCCGCGAAGTGGTCGAGATGGGCGTGCAGCTGGCCATCGTGATCGGCGGTGGCAATATCTTTCGCGGCATCGCGGCGAGCGCGGGCGGCATGGATCGGGCCACCGGCGACTACATGGGCATGCTCGCCACCGTCATCAATGCCCTGGCCTTGCAGGACGCCATCGAGAAGGCCGGCGTGCCCGTGCGGGTGCTCTCGGCCATCGAGATGCGCGCGGTGGCCGAGCCGTATATCCGCCGCCGCGCCATGCGGCATCTCGAGAAGGGGCGGGTGGTGGTCTTCGCGGCGGGCACCGGCAACCCATTCTTCACCACGGACACCGCGGGCGCGTTGCGAGCGGTCGAGATCGGCGCGGAAGCCCTCCTGAAGGCCTCGCGCGTGGACGGCATCTACACGGCCGACCCCCTCAAAGACCCCAAGGCCGTCAAGCTGGCGCGGGTCGGCTACATCGAGGCCCTCAACCGGGGTCTCGAGGTGATGGACACCACGGCCATCTCGCTGTGCATGGACAACAAGCTTCCCATCGTGGTGTTCGACCTCACGACACGCGGCAATATCCGGCGCATCGTGTCCGGCGAGGCCGTCGGCTCGATCGTGACCAACGACGCCGGGCCGCTCAAGGGGTAG
- the tsf gene encoding translation elongation factor Ts, producing the protein MAFTAEDVKKLRDLTGAGMMDCKAALQASKGELEGAVDHLRRKGLADAAKKQHREAKDGLIHAYIHQTGKMGVLIEVDCETDFVARTADFQQLVKDLAVQVAALPTTTYISREQVPGAVVEKEREIYREQMADQKKPPQVIDKIIEGKLEKFYAETCLLEQPFVRDETGKTRIKDMVDGATAKMGERIVVKRFARFQVGVD; encoded by the coding sequence ATGGCCTTTACTGCCGAAGACGTCAAGAAGCTCCGGGACCTGACGGGGGCGGGCATGATGGACTGCAAGGCCGCCCTCCAAGCCTCCAAGGGCGAGCTCGAGGGCGCGGTGGACCATCTGCGCAGGAAGGGCCTGGCCGATGCCGCCAAGAAACAGCATCGCGAAGCCAAGGATGGCCTCATTCACGCCTACATCCATCAGACGGGCAAGATGGGTGTGCTGATCGAAGTCGACTGCGAGACGGACTTCGTGGCCCGCACCGCAGACTTCCAGCAGCTGGTCAAGGACCTGGCCGTGCAGGTCGCGGCCTTGCCCACCACCACGTACATCTCGCGGGAGCAGGTGCCGGGCGCGGTCGTGGAAAAAGAGCGGGAGATCTACCGGGAGCAGATGGCCGACCAGAAGAAGCCGCCCCAGGTCATCGACAAGATCATCGAGGGCAAGCTCGAGAAGTTCTACGCGGAGACCTGCCTGCTCGAGCAGCCCTTCGTCAGGGACGAGACGGGCAAGACCCGGATCAAGGACATGGTCGACGGAGCCACGGCCAAGATGGGCGAGCGCATCGTGGTCAAGCGCTTCGCGCGCTTCCAGGTCGGAGTGGACTAG
- the argJ gene encoding bifunctional glutamate N-acetyltransferase/amino-acid acetyltransferase ArgJ: MADLQWLDGGITAVPGILASGIVAGIKPSGKKDLALIYSSAPARAAAVFTTNQVKGAPVLVSQEHIRDGRAQAIVASSGCANVCTGEQGIKDAREMTKTVGELLRIKPGQVLIAATGVIGQPLPMDKIRAALPKLVKGLTPQGGRSAAEAIMTTDTRPKEAALRLDVGGRPITIGGIAKGVAMLEPHLATMFCFLATDAMVAADALPRVLKRTTDVSFNRITVDGDQSTSDTVAVLANGLAENAPLERGSRGLREFGRGLEAVAARLARMLVADGEGATKVVEVAVSGARTRREALLAARAVANSPLVKTAIYGADPNWGRIMMALGKSAARVAPDRVSIRFGGEVLVEKGMLRSGARLEKIRALMAESEYMIGIDLGLGRGQDRVWTSDLSEEYVRLNGKYTT; the protein is encoded by the coding sequence ATGGCTGACTTGCAGTGGCTCGACGGGGGCATCACGGCTGTCCCCGGCATCCTCGCCTCGGGGATCGTGGCGGGGATCAAGCCCAGCGGCAAGAAGGATCTCGCGCTGATCTACTCCTCGGCTCCCGCCCGCGCGGCGGCCGTCTTCACCACGAACCAGGTCAAGGGCGCCCCCGTCCTCGTCTCCCAGGAGCACATTCGCGATGGTCGGGCTCAGGCCATCGTGGCCTCGAGCGGCTGCGCCAATGTGTGCACGGGCGAGCAGGGGATCAAGGACGCTCGCGAGATGACGAAGACGGTGGGCGAGCTGCTGAGGATCAAGCCGGGCCAGGTGCTGATCGCCGCCACGGGCGTGATCGGCCAGCCCCTTCCCATGGACAAGATCCGCGCCGCTCTGCCGAAACTCGTGAAGGGGCTGACTCCGCAGGGCGGCCGCAGCGCGGCCGAAGCGATCATGACCACCGACACGCGGCCGAAAGAGGCGGCCCTCCGGCTCGATGTCGGCGGGCGCCCCATCACCATCGGCGGCATCGCCAAGGGGGTGGCCATGCTCGAGCCACACCTGGCGACCATGTTCTGCTTCCTCGCCACCGATGCCATGGTGGCGGCTGATGCCCTGCCGCGCGTGCTGAAGCGGACCACCGACGTCTCCTTCAACCGGATCACCGTGGACGGCGACCAGTCCACAAGCGACACGGTGGCCGTGCTCGCGAATGGTCTCGCGGAGAACGCCCCCCTCGAGCGGGGCAGCCGCGGGCTGCGCGAGTTCGGGCGCGGGCTCGAGGCGGTGGCGGCACGCCTGGCTCGCATGCTGGTGGCCGACGGTGAAGGCGCCACCAAGGTGGTCGAGGTGGCGGTGAGCGGGGCACGGACGAGGCGCGAGGCCCTCCTGGCCGCTCGCGCGGTGGCGAACTCGCCGCTCGTCAAGACGGCCATCTATGGCGCCGATCCCAACTGGGGGCGTATCATGATGGCGCTCGGCAAGTCGGCGGCTCGGGTGGCCCCGGACAGAGTGTCCATCCGATTCGGCGGCGAGGTGCTCGTCGAAAAGGGAATGCTCAGGAGCGGGGCCCGCCTCGAGAAGATCCGGGCGCTGATGGCGGAGTCGGAGTACATGATCGGGATCGATCTCGGCCTCGGCCGCGGTCAGGACCGCGTGTGGACATCGGACCTGAGCGAGGAGTACGTGCGCCTGAACGGCAAATACACGACCTGA
- the rpsI gene encoding 30S ribosomal protein S9, which yields MAAATQFYGTGRRKTSVARVWLRPGPGRILVNRRPFEDYFPRETLRMIIAQPLQLTNTVGQFDATINVGGGGPTGQAGAVRHGIARALLEFDLNLRPTLKRAGLLTRDPRMRERKKYGQPGARSKFQYSKR from the coding sequence ATGGCCGCAGCAACGCAGTTCTACGGAACGGGACGGCGGAAGACCTCGGTGGCGCGCGTGTGGCTCCGGCCCGGACCGGGCCGCATCCTGGTCAACCGGCGTCCCTTCGAGGATTACTTCCCGCGGGAGACGCTGCGGATGATCATCGCGCAGCCGCTCCAGCTGACCAATACCGTCGGGCAATTCGACGCCACCATCAATGTGGGCGGCGGTGGGCCGACGGGGCAAGCGGGCGCTGTGCGCCATGGCATCGCGCGGGCCCTCCTCGAGTTCGACCTCAATCTGCGCCCGACGCTCAAGCGGGCCGGGCTCCTCACGCGCGATCCGCGCATGAGAGAGCGCAAGAAGTACGGGCAGCCGGGCGCCCGCTCGAAGTTCCAGTACTCGAAGCGGTAG